In Rhodococcus sp. OK302, one genomic interval encodes:
- the ygfZ gene encoding CAF17-like 4Fe-4S cluster assembly/insertion protein YgfZ yields MTSPGAVPAPDGSVDVGVAWHHGDPLGEQRTAGRAAVVVDRSHRFVIAIPGEERLTWLHTISSQHISALPDGKSAENLSLDINGRVEHHFVQTDLDGVTWIDTEADRGPELLSFLKKMVFWSKAEPRDGNELAVLSLLGPESTSVLEKAAASVPADVYDAVALPGGGFVRRMPWPTADSFDLLVPREQLTTWWTTLTDAGAKPAGSWAFEALRVEAARPRIGLDTDEKTIPHEVRWIGGPDEHGAVHLEKGCYRGQETVARVHNLGKPPRHLVLLHLDGSAEALPEPGDPITAGGRTVGRVGTVVNHHELGPIALALIKRNVPADTELVAGPSAASIDPDSIVDDNAPQAGREAVNRLRGK; encoded by the coding sequence ATGACCTCCCCCGGCGCGGTCCCCGCCCCGGACGGGTCGGTCGACGTCGGGGTCGCCTGGCATCACGGCGATCCACTCGGTGAACAAAGAACCGCGGGACGTGCCGCGGTGGTCGTCGATCGTAGCCATCGATTTGTCATCGCCATTCCCGGCGAAGAACGCCTCACCTGGCTGCACACCATCTCCAGCCAGCACATCTCCGCCCTCCCCGACGGGAAGAGCGCAGAAAATCTCAGCCTCGACATCAACGGTCGCGTCGAACATCACTTCGTCCAGACAGATCTGGACGGCGTTACTTGGATCGACACCGAAGCCGATCGTGGCCCCGAACTCCTGTCCTTCCTGAAGAAGATGGTGTTCTGGTCCAAGGCCGAACCTCGCGACGGCAACGAATTGGCAGTGCTGAGCCTCCTCGGTCCCGAATCGACATCAGTCTTGGAAAAGGCCGCCGCATCGGTTCCTGCGGATGTCTACGACGCCGTCGCCCTCCCCGGCGGAGGATTCGTCCGCCGCATGCCGTGGCCGACCGCTGACTCCTTCGATCTCCTCGTTCCACGCGAGCAGCTGACGACGTGGTGGACAACGCTGACCGACGCCGGTGCCAAGCCGGCCGGAAGCTGGGCATTCGAAGCCCTCCGCGTCGAAGCAGCACGCCCCCGCATCGGACTCGACACCGACGAGAAGACCATTCCCCACGAGGTCCGGTGGATCGGCGGACCTGACGAACACGGTGCCGTGCACCTCGAGAAGGGTTGCTACCGCGGACAGGAAACCGTCGCCCGCGTACACAACCTCGGCAAGCCCCCGCGGCACCTCGTCCTCCTGCACCTCGACGGCAGCGCCGAGGCTCTGCCCGAACCCGGCGATCCCATCACGGCCGGTGGCCGCACAGTGGGCCGCGTCGGCACCGTCGTCAACCATCACGAACTCGGCCCGATCGCTCTGGCACTGATCAAACGCAACGTCCCCGCCGACACGGAATTGGTCGCCGGCCCCAGCGCCGCATCCATCGATCCGGATTCGATCGTCGACGACAACGCTCCGCAGGCAGGTCGTGAAGCCGTCAACCGATTGCGCGGGAAATGA
- a CDS encoding aminodeoxychorismate lyase gives MSDRVLVTLDHEVLDADAPFLHADDLAVVRGDGVFETLLVRGGRARVVEAHLSRLALSAEALGLPAPVLDDWRLAIEIAVEEWGSEKEGALRLVLTRGRESGDKPTAFVMVGPVADRVREVRESGLSVITLERGYSVDLSARAPWQLLGAKTLSYATNMAALRYAANLGADDVIFVSSEGNVLEGPRSTVVVVRDRTLITPPPAQGILMGTTQRALFDVAGSARFDCRYETLRPADLIAADGVWMVSSVTLAARVHTLDGFTLPGTKVAGEFAKLVERAIGSGLTDLSE, from the coding sequence ATGTCTGATCGCGTATTGGTAACTCTCGACCATGAGGTGCTCGATGCTGACGCACCTTTTCTGCATGCCGACGACTTGGCCGTCGTGCGAGGCGACGGGGTCTTCGAGACGTTGTTGGTTCGTGGTGGGCGCGCGCGGGTGGTCGAGGCGCACCTGAGTCGACTGGCGCTCAGTGCCGAGGCATTGGGGTTGCCGGCGCCGGTTCTCGACGACTGGCGTCTGGCGATCGAGATCGCGGTCGAGGAGTGGGGAAGCGAGAAGGAAGGTGCGTTGCGTCTGGTTCTCACTCGGGGGCGTGAGAGCGGGGACAAGCCGACGGCGTTCGTGATGGTGGGCCCAGTGGCTGATCGAGTTCGGGAGGTCCGTGAATCGGGTCTGTCGGTGATCACTCTCGAGCGCGGCTACTCCGTGGATTTGTCGGCGCGGGCGCCGTGGCAACTGCTGGGGGCGAAGACCTTGTCCTACGCAACCAACATGGCTGCACTGCGCTACGCCGCCAATTTGGGTGCGGACGATGTGATTTTTGTCAGTTCGGAGGGAAACGTCCTGGAAGGCCCGCGCTCGACGGTGGTGGTCGTGCGGGACAGGACATTAATCACACCGCCGCCGGCTCAGGGCATTTTGATGGGAACGACGCAGCGTGCTTTGTTCGACGTGGCCGGAAGTGCGCGCTTCGATTGCCGCTACGAAACGCTGCGACCTGCAGATTTGATTGCTGCGGATGGCGTGTGGATGGTTTCGAGCGTCACCTTGGCTGCGCGGGTTCATACACTTGACGGCTTCACTTTGCCAGGGACCAAAGTCGCTGGTGAGTTCGCAAAATTGGTTGAACGCGCAATCGGTTCCGGTTTGACCGATTTGAGCGAATAG
- a CDS encoding asparaginase, producing the protein MSVELVEVVRSGFRECVHRGSAVILDGSGDVIAAVGEVHTPIYPRSANKPLQAVAALRNGFEPISPEELAVAASSHAGEADHIELVAALLDRYQLTIDQLQCPSDLPGNELARAEMIAAGELPSQIYMTCSGKHSAMLATCVVNDWPLETYMEPTHPLQLAIAETIFDLSGEEEQELGIDGCGLPIVPLSLTNLARAFGRLPSAPPDSPERAVADAVRANPFLVSGTGRNDQRLMSAVPGLFSKTGYDGIYAGALPDGSAFALKIDDGHERALLPLAAALLKRMDTEWTEELAALASAPVFGGDARVGTIRAIPGNF; encoded by the coding sequence GTGAGCGTCGAACTGGTGGAAGTTGTCCGCTCCGGATTCCGTGAGTGCGTACACCGTGGATCAGCCGTCATCCTCGACGGCAGCGGCGACGTCATTGCCGCTGTCGGCGAAGTCCACACTCCCATCTACCCGCGATCAGCGAACAAGCCGCTGCAGGCCGTCGCCGCCCTGCGCAACGGGTTCGAGCCCATCAGTCCCGAAGAACTGGCCGTTGCGGCGTCGTCTCACGCCGGCGAAGCCGATCACATCGAACTCGTCGCGGCGCTCCTCGATCGCTACCAACTCACCATCGATCAGTTGCAGTGCCCGTCGGATCTGCCGGGGAACGAACTCGCTCGCGCGGAAATGATCGCGGCCGGCGAACTGCCCAGTCAGATCTACATGACGTGCTCGGGCAAGCACTCCGCGATGCTCGCCACGTGCGTCGTGAACGACTGGCCGCTCGAGACATACATGGAGCCCACCCATCCCCTTCAGCTCGCGATCGCGGAGACGATCTTCGATCTCAGCGGCGAAGAGGAACAGGAACTCGGAATCGACGGGTGCGGTCTTCCGATCGTGCCGCTCTCGCTCACAAATCTGGCTCGTGCGTTCGGACGCCTTCCGTCCGCGCCGCCGGACTCACCGGAGCGCGCGGTAGCCGACGCCGTTCGCGCCAACCCGTTTCTCGTCTCCGGCACCGGGCGCAACGATCAGCGATTGATGTCAGCCGTCCCCGGGCTCTTCAGCAAAACCGGATACGACGGGATCTACGCGGGAGCACTCCCCGACGGTTCCGCGTTTGCCCTCAAGATCGACGACGGCCACGAGCGCGCGCTTCTACCGTTGGCGGCAGCTCTGCTCAAACGGATGGATACCGAATGGACCGAGGAGCTGGCCGCCCTCGCGTCAGCTCCGGTGTTCGGCGGGGATGCCCGAGTAGGCACGATCCGAGCAATTCCGGGAAACTTCTGA
- a CDS encoding MOSC domain-containing protein, with the protein MTATVDAVCVVFAERDSGVKRVTRTAIDKRPVDGRIPVGRLGLGGDHVCDTEFHGGPYQAVYAYSSEEADRWSTELGRLLGPGWFGENLQISGMDVTDAVIGEVWTISGPDSSDVLELEVTGPRVPCGTFGLWSGEKGFVKRFTEQSDVGAYLRVNRTGTIAAGDTVTRVHVPGHGATVRDAFTGAHPDRLRRLLRDHQDLAPTVHERIVKHIERAETQVHS; encoded by the coding sequence ATGACGGCCACCGTCGACGCCGTGTGCGTCGTGTTTGCCGAGCGTGACAGCGGCGTCAAACGCGTCACCCGAACCGCCATCGACAAGCGTCCCGTCGACGGGCGCATTCCGGTGGGCCGACTCGGTCTGGGCGGCGACCACGTGTGCGATACCGAATTTCACGGCGGCCCGTATCAAGCTGTGTACGCCTACTCGAGCGAGGAAGCTGATCGCTGGTCCACGGAGTTGGGCCGACTCCTCGGTCCCGGCTGGTTCGGTGAGAACCTTCAGATCAGCGGCATGGATGTCACCGACGCAGTGATCGGTGAGGTCTGGACGATCAGTGGGCCCGACTCGTCTGACGTGCTGGAGCTCGAGGTCACCGGGCCGCGGGTGCCGTGCGGAACTTTCGGACTCTGGTCTGGCGAAAAAGGCTTCGTGAAACGGTTCACCGAGCAGTCCGATGTGGGCGCCTATCTGCGGGTGAACCGAACGGGCACCATCGCTGCCGGCGACACCGTCACCCGTGTCCACGTGCCCGGTCACGGAGCCACGGTCCGAGATGCCTTCACCGGCGCTCATCCGGACCGGCTGCGCAGGCTACTGCGCGATCACCAGGATCTTGCGCCCACTGTGCACGAACGAATCGTCAAACACATCGAACGAGCGGAAACACAGGTGCATTCGTGA